From one Halomarina ordinaria genomic stretch:
- a CDS encoding thiolase family protein: MSTDITPVVAGFGAVPNGTYEIPERDLALTTVRDALEGTSLELDAVDGLYMPAPRPWTPQGFFSTYLLHLLGLDVNRSLEVSTGGSSGGNAFHAAVSDVRDGTVETALVLAVERNSIVETTGPYFEYILKSFDAEFESPIGMTVPAAYAQSMQRYIYEYDVDREDLAEIVVKNRANGASNPNSLFAEGVSRTEVLEARPIADPIRLFDCPAPCDGAVAILLTAAAADEESSIAVTGTGYHHAPSHFLMSRDTDVTELPAVRHAAAGAVARAEIELAEIDLFEPYAPFPHIEAIVTEELGLVDRGEGVEACLEGRTAPDGEIPISPSGGCLGRGHPPMVTPLLNYVGAVEQLRGTASNQVPDAERALATAEHGHLNGVTATVFERGV, translated from the coding sequence ATGTCTACAGATATCACCCCCGTCGTTGCGGGGTTCGGAGCCGTACCGAACGGAACGTACGAGATACCCGAGCGCGATCTCGCACTGACCACGGTTCGAGACGCTCTCGAAGGCACATCTCTGGAACTCGACGCCGTCGACGGGCTGTACATGCCCGCTCCGCGACCGTGGACGCCTCAGGGATTCTTTTCGACGTATCTGTTGCACCTACTCGGGCTCGACGTGAATCGATCCCTCGAGGTCTCGACAGGAGGCTCAAGCGGTGGGAACGCGTTTCACGCGGCCGTTTCTGACGTTCGCGACGGAACCGTCGAGACGGCGCTCGTGTTGGCGGTCGAGCGAAACTCGATCGTCGAGACAACGGGACCGTACTTCGAGTACATCCTGAAGTCGTTCGATGCCGAGTTCGAATCTCCGATCGGAATGACCGTGCCGGCCGCCTATGCCCAGAGCATGCAACGGTACATCTACGAGTACGACGTCGATCGCGAGGATCTCGCCGAAATCGTCGTGAAGAATCGCGCGAACGGCGCTTCGAACCCAAACTCGCTCTTTGCCGAGGGCGTGAGTCGGACGGAGGTACTCGAGGCACGACCGATCGCCGACCCGATCCGTCTGTTCGACTGTCCGGCTCCTTGCGACGGTGCGGTTGCGATACTCCTTACGGCAGCCGCCGCCGACGAAGAGTCGTCGATAGCCGTCACGGGTACCGGCTACCACCACGCACCGAGTCACTTCCTCATGAGTCGAGACACCGACGTCACGGAACTGCCCGCCGTCAGGCACGCGGCGGCCGGAGCGGTCGCCCGTGCCGAAATCGAACTCGCCGAGATCGATCTCTTCGAACCGTACGCTCCGTTCCCGCACATCGAAGCGATCGTCACGGAAGAACTCGGTCTCGTCGACCGCGGGGAAGGCGTCGAGGCCTGCCTCGAGGGACGGACGGCACCCGACGGTGAGATCCCGATAAGTCCATCCGGGGGTTGTCTCGGACGGGGACATCCCCCGATGGTGACGCCGCTACTCAACTACGTCGGGGCAGTCGAGCAACTTCGCGGCACGGCATCGAACCAGGTACCCGACGCGGAACGTGCTCTCGCGACCGCAGAGCACGGACACCTAAATGGCGTCACTGCGACCGTCTTCGAGAGAGGGGTCTGA
- a CDS encoding Zn-ribbon domain-containing OB-fold protein: protein MEPYTRPFWEALRNDRFLVHACDQCEERFFPPGPICPLCHSTDVDWLETTGHGTVFSFTRTHATAPAFDDEIVLGIVDLDDGPKLLAPFDESYAGLEIGARVGLEAVEYDADYDRGWLEPYPFFVARLLEE, encoded by the coding sequence GTGGAGCCGTATACGCGGCCGTTCTGGGAGGCCCTCCGAAACGATCGGTTTCTGGTGCACGCCTGCGACCAGTGTGAGGAGCGATTCTTCCCGCCGGGTCCGATCTGTCCGCTGTGTCACTCGACCGATGTGGACTGGTTGGAGACGACGGGGCACGGTACCGTGTTCTCGTTTACGCGAACACACGCCACGGCCCCGGCGTTCGACGACGAGATCGTCCTTGGCATCGTCGACCTCGACGACGGGCCGAAGCTTCTCGCGCCGTTCGACGAGTCGTACGCGGGCCTGGAGATCGGGGCCCGAGTCGGACTCGAGGCCGTCGAGTACGACGCCGACTACGACCGCGGCTGGCTCGAGCCGTATCCGTTTTTCGTCGCACGACTGCTCGAGGAGTGA
- a CDS encoding TRAP transporter permease — protein MVYSTANKSRLDIANDIVTGLAILTWFWILYYAFTQGIQRILFTVTFLGSIMLVYLGNELIEAYEDGDRLNLVGLALSTIVTAVTTGYMIVFYRPLLRVRVGTALPREYVIAAAFLLVILYLSYRAYGATFLAVIVGVMLYGLYGNLAPGILRHAGFSFNRMLNIMVLDFQGVYGSISRIIATWVALFLLYAGLMRGFGAFDLIMRIGLRSAKYLRSGVALSAVTSSIIIGSITGSQAANTAITGSFTIPLMKETGMKGETAGGIESVASTGGQIMPPIMGAAAFVMASLLGITYLEVIVAGIIPAMIFYGAVTIAVHYKGIGQIQGGTDKIDVESQFDERMSQKEFTLQCLRFGIPFAVLVYILGVLQYTVLTAALYTIIVMFVTGFGFPLIRTAVERGDLQAEFVGLLGDAANGFREGAMILAPIAIIIAAINGVVDVFTASGIPGILSLALLDLSGGVMLTAVVLAMIISIVLGMGMPTVAAYVIVAALIAPALVQQFLVPDLAAHFFVLYAAILSGLTPPIAIAVVVATGIADSGFWRTAYEALKISAPIYVLPFAFIYNPELVVGGFGLETFLSGVIALLGALGISHGLNYYGRFFHGSPVVEYPVRGVFFVLGLLAMVYPGEMVRVGCIVAILGLMAVQLQRPIRERLSRESATDSVRTAKD, from the coding sequence ATGGTATATTCCACAGCAAACAAAAGCAGACTAGATATCGCCAACGACATCGTCACTGGATTAGCTATCCTGACCTGGTTCTGGATCCTGTACTACGCGTTCACACAAGGAATCCAGCGGATTCTGTTCACCGTCACGTTTCTCGGGTCGATCATGCTCGTCTACCTCGGAAACGAGCTCATCGAGGCGTACGAAGACGGGGACAGACTGAACTTGGTCGGTCTGGCCCTCTCGACGATCGTCACCGCCGTAACGACGGGATACATGATCGTGTTCTACCGGCCGCTGTTGCGTGTTCGCGTTGGTACGGCGTTGCCTCGTGAGTACGTGATCGCCGCTGCGTTCCTGCTGGTGATCCTGTACCTGTCGTACCGTGCCTACGGAGCGACGTTCCTGGCAGTGATCGTCGGCGTGATGCTGTACGGGCTCTACGGCAACCTCGCGCCGGGAATCCTGCGCCACGCGGGGTTCAGCTTCAATCGGATGTTGAACATCATGGTCCTCGACTTCCAGGGCGTCTACGGCTCCATATCGAGGATTATCGCAACCTGGGTCGCACTGTTCCTGTTGTACGCAGGGTTGATGCGCGGCTTCGGCGCGTTCGATCTCATCATGCGGATCGGCCTCCGGTCGGCGAAATACCTCCGGTCGGGCGTCGCCCTCTCGGCTGTGACCTCGAGTATCATCATCGGTTCGATCACCGGGAGTCAGGCGGCCAACACGGCGATCACCGGTTCGTTCACGATTCCACTGATGAAAGAGACGGGGATGAAGGGGGAGACGGCGGGGGGCATCGAGTCCGTCGCCTCGACGGGCGGCCAGATCATGCCGCCGATCATGGGTGCGGCAGCGTTCGTCATGGCCTCGCTACTCGGTATTACGTACCTCGAAGTCATCGTCGCCGGCATCATCCCGGCGATGATCTTCTATGGCGCCGTCACGATAGCCGTTCATTACAAGGGTATCGGACAGATCCAGGGAGGTACGGACAAGATCGACGTCGAGAGCCAGTTCGACGAACGCATGTCGCAAAAGGAGTTCACGCTCCAGTGCCTCCGGTTCGGGATCCCGTTCGCAGTCCTCGTCTACATACTGGGCGTCCTCCAGTATACGGTCCTCACAGCCGCTCTGTACACGATCATCGTGATGTTCGTCACGGGGTTCGGCTTCCCCTTGATACGGACGGCGGTGGAACGTGGAGACCTCCAAGCCGAGTTCGTCGGGTTGCTCGGCGACGCCGCGAATGGATTCCGGGAGGGTGCGATGATCCTCGCACCGATCGCCATCATCATCGCCGCGATCAACGGTGTTGTCGACGTGTTCACCGCGTCCGGTATTCCGGGGATCCTCTCGCTCGCGTTGCTCGACCTCTCCGGCGGGGTCATGCTCACAGCCGTCGTCCTCGCGATGATCATCTCGATCGTCCTGGGGATGGGCATGCCCACCGTCGCGGCGTACGTCATCGTGGCGGCACTCATCGCGCCAGCGCTGGTCCAGCAGTTCCTGGTCCCCGACCTCGCCGCGCACTTCTTCGTGCTGTACGCCGCGATCCTCTCGGGGCTGACTCCCCCAATCGCGATCGCAGTCGTCGTCGCGACGGGAATCGCCGACAGCGGCTTCTGGCGAACGGCTTACGAGGCGCTGAAGATCTCCGCCCCGATCTACGTTCTGCCGTTCGCGTTCATCTACAACCCCGAACTCGTCGTCGGGGGCTTCGGACTCGAGACGTTCCTCTCCGGTGTTATCGCCCTGTTGGGGGCACTGGGGATCTCCCACGGGCTCAACTACTACGGGAGGTTCTTCCACGGGAGTCCCGTCGTCGAGTACCCCGTCAGGGGCGTCTTCTTCGTGCTCGGGCTGCTCGCCATGGTCTACCCCGGCGAGATGGTCCGTGTGGGCTGTATCGTGGCCATCCTCGGACTGATGGCGGTCCAGCTCCAGAGACCGATTCGCGAGCGACTCAGCCGTGAGTCCGCGACCGACTCGGTCAGAACCGCCAAAGACTAA
- a CDS encoding TAXI family TRAP transporter solute-binding subunit → MTVGSSSSGSSTYGNSQAIQRVVSQQSDYLSFITQDAGGDPQSIRLYADGEINSYSAGNYIMNQALTDTGPFEDDSVSEFPQLGFGHLSLNLYWMALEDSDIQTTDDLPGRDVYCLPASWGLRAMTEEMYQGAGLWEGLSENVVNVETSQAASALAEGRAEAFIVYTSNFTQLPSWATEIDSRVDVRPIEMTDEYVQAAEDFAGAGYAEIDEYGGWEQDVESDFTKHTWTETYPYYFSPELSADAVYDLMEVCHNNYESMQEANPTILDWSDPENFTFALVHTDEIPIHPGAADWYEENDVWDDSWTRGDE, encoded by the coding sequence ATGACGGTCGGTTCCTCGTCCTCGGGGTCGTCGACGTACGGGAACTCACAGGCGATTCAGCGGGTCGTCAGTCAACAGTCCGATTACCTCAGTTTCATCACCCAGGACGCGGGTGGTGACCCACAGTCGATTCGATTGTATGCAGACGGGGAGATCAACTCGTACTCCGCGGGGAACTACATCATGAATCAGGCGCTCACCGACACGGGGCCGTTCGAGGACGATTCGGTGTCCGAGTTCCCCCAGCTCGGGTTCGGTCACCTCTCGCTGAACCTGTACTGGATGGCTCTGGAGGACAGCGACATCCAGACGACTGACGACCTCCCCGGACGTGACGTGTACTGTCTCCCCGCCAGTTGGGGGTTGCGCGCGATGACCGAGGAGATGTACCAGGGCGCCGGCCTCTGGGAGGGTCTCTCGGAGAACGTGGTCAACGTCGAAACCTCACAGGCCGCGAGTGCGCTCGCCGAGGGACGCGCCGAGGCGTTCATCGTGTACACCTCGAACTTCACGCAACTCCCCTCCTGGGCGACGGAGATCGATTCACGCGTCGACGTGAGGCCCATCGAGATGACCGACGAGTACGTGCAGGCGGCGGAGGACTTCGCCGGCGCGGGTTACGCGGAGATCGACGAGTACGGCGGCTGGGAGCAGGACGTCGAGAGCGACTTCACGAAACACACCTGGACCGAAACGTATCCCTACTACTTCAGTCCGGAGCTTTCGGCCGACGCCGTCTACGACCTGATGGAGGTCTGCCACAACAACTACGAATCGATGCAGGAGGCGAACCCGACGATTTTGGATTGGTCTGACCCGGAGAACTTCACGTTCGCACTCGTCCACACCGACGAGATCCCCATCCATCCGGGAGCGGCCGACTGGTACGAGGAGAACGACGTCTGGGACGACAGCTGGACACGCGGTGACGAGTAA